The genomic interval TAGTGGATTGATcgggttaaaattttttttttttttaaggtatatgTCAGCAGGGTAGAAGATAAGTTGAAATGGAGGGAGGAAGACCAGTTAAAAAACTTAACAATACCCAAATGAGACATACTGAGTCTAAGTCAATGACAATGTGAAGCTGAGACCAGAGATGAGATTTTTGCAGCATTTTTGTTGACCTCTTGGGTATAGATGGTGAAAGGAAAGTATGAGTTAAGGATGACAGTGATATTTCTACCTTGGGAGGCAGGTAGATATAGATGGTGATGCCAGCCACTGTGTTTAATTATGAATAAATAGGCACTAAATACTTGATCagtgaaattattaatattataataagaaaagtattcctggggacttccctggaggcccagtggttaagggGGCCTTAACCActacagggggcatgggttccagccttggtcggggaactaagagcccacatgtcTCGCaacatggccaaaataaataaataagaaaagcatTCCTGGGAGGAGTAAAAAGGCCCAGAATTCTAGCTCTATCAGTAGCTTgctaggcaagtcacttaacctctcggagcctcagttccttcatctcTCTGGTAGTTTTCAAAGTATCATATATGAGGACATTGCTCCACTGCCTTTGAGCCAAGAGCTAGAAAGGTCATTAGAATCTAGTTAGTTTCAGAGTGAGTTCCTTCACCTTTACAGTAGTTTCAAAATCTAGGGGTCCCTAAGGCTCTTTCGGGGTCCACAAGGTCAAAACTATTGCCATAGTAATAACAGCAAGACTTCATgcgtcttttttatttctgtgagtgCACACTGTGCTTTTCAGAAGCCATGTGGCCTGTGATACTGCAGCAGATGCTTGTAGAGGCAGACACGGGAAGCCTGTTGTCTTCAGTTAAGTCGGACATGAAAGTGATTTACAGAAATGTAAAACAGTGCCTCTGTTCTTGCTGCAtgttctctatttttgttttagaaaatatttttcattaaaatatttctgttaacatttaacagtgttttaatttttttaagttttaatttataataCCTTAAATATGATAGATGTGATTAACATAagtaaaaactttttttcctcaatatttttttaaaatgtaaggggGCCGTAAAACCAAAAAGTGTGAAAAACTACTGATCAATAAAATAGGGATATCAGCCCTCTGTAATTTTGGTTGTTATAGGGCCAGAGAAGACTCTGAACAATCACTTTAAAAGGCATGAGATGCTGTACAAATATAAGGTGGATCATTATTACTGTCATTAATTgtggtgacttttttttaaaagatggaacaGATTAAGCGTGCAAACCGCCTTTATACTAATGACTCCATCTTCCTGAAGAAAACCCTCTACATCCCCATCCTGACAGAGCCCAGAGATCTGTTCAATGGTTTGGATTCTGAGGAAGAGAAGGATGGAGAAGAAGCAGTACAGCCAAGTAAGGATGAAGTTCGACCACACTCAGCCGAGAGGAAGAAACGAGAAAGAGGTTTAGGACATCCCAATGGTGAAGTCCTTCCCACACCTGGCCAGGAGCCCCCGATGCATGACCTTTCTGCCTCCGATTTCCTTAAGAAGCTCGATTCACAGATCAGCCTGTCAAAGAAGGCTGCTGCCCAGAAGCTAAAAAAGGGGGAAAGTGGGTGAGTCTTGAATGGGTCCTTTTAAGTCCCTCCGTAAATTTCTCTGTTCCCCCAACCTTACCTGATCAGACACAAAGTAAGCGCGGTGTCAGCAGAAGCAAGGTGAAGCCTTTCCCTCAGGTGGCCCCAAGACAATTCGCAGAGCCCATGGCTATTGGAATGGATGGAGGCACTGGAAAATGATTCTGTGTTCCCAGTGGAAGGAAATATTTGGCTGTTCTTACTGCTCTGATGATCCATGAAGGAACGTTAGGGTTAGGATTTACCCAGAGGGTGTTGGACTCCATCGTAAAGCAACCAGCTCACGTATATTAGAGGAAGACAGCTTGCCACTTACTTCTTCACTCAGCCCATCTCAGTCTTTTCCCTTGACCTGTTGCTTTCTCCCCCTTTTCCTCGCCTGCAGGATACCTGGGGAGGATTCAAGTCTTCACCTGAGCTCTCCTCGGATGCAGCAACGAGCAGTCCTAGGTCCCGTGCCACTGACCCAGACCTCTCGGACCCGGACACTTCGGGACCAGGAAGATGAAATCTTCAAACTCTGAGGTCCCCAGAACTGATTGAGACAAGCCAGATGCTGAGGAGCATCttgagggagagaggagcctgaggtGAGGCTCAAGAACACGgcttcccagcctccctccctgtacTCCTGCCGTCTCcccagcctccttgtccatcaagaGTTCCTTGGCTTGGAGCAGTTCTATTGGCAAGAGTAGGGGATGGGAAATAGACCCCTTCTCTGTTCTTGGGCTGAGTCTAGAGTTGGTCTTTAGACTCAAAAAGTCTTTTTACATCCCTGCTGCCCTTCCCGTCCCTTCCATGATTCCTTGGCCTTAGAGCCAAGGAAGGCAGGGACTCCCCTAGCCCCTAACTTCCTCCCCATCTCCAACTCTGTTACCTAATTTATTTGGTGCTATATTGAAGTAATATTTATTTGCTGTATCTTATTGTTTCCCACTCTTAGCTGAAAACTGGGATTTCTGTAGCCCTGTGATGTGGGGAGCCCAGGAGCAGTGAGCCAGTGATTTCCAGTCCACCTCCCCCACCTTCTTAGCCAGCCATGGTATTGAGAATGGGCCATCAGTGGTCTAGCCCTGCTGCGGGGAGTGACAGACTGTGCCGGGCCTTGCCCCCAATCTCAAATGAAAGAATTTGGGCTTAGTCTTGGCTAATCAGGTCCCTGTAACTTTTTCACAACTCTTgctctgagaaaataaaaaaagcaatgTAGGGTCTGAAACCCTCCGTGCCACCAGTTCACCCCTCTGATCTGCTCCTTTCTTCAGCCTGTGTGAGACTAAGGGATGGAAGAAGAATTGAGTTTGAAGAGGAAGACAGTTGTGGGACTCTTTTTGCCATGGGAGCCTCTTTGTTATAGCCTCTCCCTACCAGAGCCTATTGATCTATGCCTTGCTCCTCACTACATATTTATTTGCAATTTGTAGCACTGATGTGTGGTTCAGtttttttgattttcttaaaCAGAAGTAGACAATGAAACCCCAGTGATATTGGAAATATGCCTCAGTCTCCTGTATGGAAATGGTGAGAGGTGAGATGAGTGGTGTTTATATACCTCTTTCCTCTGTGATGGTATAAGATATAAGAAGCTGGAGAGATTAAACATTGAGCCCTGTGcatgttttaataattttatttcctctgtgaGACTCTCCCCTGCCCTAGCCCCTTCTTCCTGCCCTCTGGAGCAGAGCCTCTGGGATCCCTCCAGACTCTGCTGAGACCTGAAGGTCTAGAATGTCTCCCAGGGTCCCCTTCCCCCCAGCTGTCTTTAGTGTCCCCGGAAGAGTTAGCTGGTCTATGCCCTCTTACCCTGGTTCTGaggtgagggggcttccctgtttGAAAGGCCCTTTGTGGGGGAAAACAGAGGTCCAAGTTTCACTTCGTCTTTTTCAGGCAGCTTTGTTTCCGGTCTTGGGGCTGGAGTGGGAAGAGAGGCCTCAACCCTCAGCATTGCTGCTTCTCCACCAGTAGTTTGGGGGTGGGGTAGTCTCAGAGTCACACTCACTCTTGGGAAAGACTGAGCCTGAGATTGAAAAGCATTAGTGCAGAGGCGCAGGGTTAGAAGCCTGGTGTGTGTAGTTGTCTCAGTCAGCCGTTCTGCCAAGAAGGAGCGCGCTGGGGCTGGGACTCTCAGAGCTTGCCCTCGTCCAGCAGCTTCCTGAGCCCGCCGCAGATCTTGCCCAGGTGCTGGGTGTAATCAGGCCCGTAGAGGGCCGTGAGCAGGCCGGCGTCAGAGAAGTGATCGAACACGTGGCGGATGCGGCCGTGGGACTTGGGCGTGAGGTGGCGCTCCACCAGCTCCAGCAACACGTCCCGGCACTCGGTCAGCAGGCTGGCCAGCACGGCGGCCTCGAAGGTGAAGTCCACCTCCCCGAAACTGAGTGCTGTCATGGCGCCCTGCCGCAGCTTCTGGCGAAAGCGGGTTGCCAGGGCCAGCTCGCTGGGGTTGAAGCAGCCACTGCGGTGCAGCACAGCCACCTTGACCGCCACCTTGATCAAGTCCTTGATAACCCGCTGGGCCTGGGGCCTGCTGCGTGTGTATTCTTTGGACACACGGTAGAGCTCATCTAGCACCTCGCTGCTCGTCTCATCCGCGAAGAGATGAGCCACAGACCGCCCTGCCATCTTACTCAGTAGCTTCTTCTCTGCCTGTAGCACCAGACTCTTGGAACTGAAGGACTCCATGGTTCCTAGGGAAGGGTCGGGGAGCGGGGGTCGGGGTGGGAGGTCATGTGATCAGTCACTAGAAGAGAGGCCACAGGCTTCCTTAGCAGGAGAGAAGTAGCTTTTCCCCTTTCTGTCTCTGGTTTCCGTCCCATCATCATCTCTTTCATCTTGTCGTCTCTTTGCCCCTGCGCCCCCTCAGCCCTCTACACTTGGTTCCCATTTTTCCCTTTAGGACTGCAGGACATCATGATCTCTAAAACAGGCCAGCAGAGCAGTGGGAGCTTTAGCTGGAGGGATGAGGGCACACCCCAGGCTAGGGCACCACAGCTAAGACCTCAAGGGAAGTGGGCCGTTGCTCCTACAGTGGAGAAGATGAAGCTTACCTGGCAGATAGCTCTCACAGCTGCCCTTTTTGGACACTGACTGGGTACTGTACATCTGTACCCAGATATACACCTACACTGTGAAATGTAGGTATTACCATCTTTGTTTTGCAGCTGAGCAAACTTAAGCTTACATTAAATAATTTACCCAAGGTCAAACACAACTGTTTTTCTGTCTGCAGAAGCCCACGTCAGCTAGTGTGCTGCACTGCCTTTAGAGATGTGGGAAATATAGGGGTCCCTGGAGTCCTGATTaaaaaagattattattattcacatttattgagaacctactatatggCAATTGCTTCATGTGAATTATCTCCATCTTCCAACCCTTTGTAAGGTAGGTATCCCCAATTTGCAATGAGGAAAATGAAACTAAGAACAATTAAGCAATTTGGCTAAAGTCACTGGCAAATGATAAAAATGGGCCTTGAACCACACAATCTGAAGAAGCCTCCTCCCGTGGCATGCTCTCAATGAGGTTGGAGCGCACTGAGGAAGCATGAGGAACAAGCGCCTCAAGACGGCCCCAGAGGTCTCAGGTCCTCTGCCGAGGCTGCACTCAGGACCCGCTGGCGGCACATGAGTGCCTGGTCCCGGAGTGCTCTCCCCATGGTCTTGCCTATGGTGGTTCTGCTTGTTTTGCTTCTTACTTCCCCCTCCCCTGTTCCTCTGCAGGATGTGGCTCTGACCGCAGTGAGGAGCAGCCTCGCCCTGTCCCCCAACCAAAATGGGAGTCTGAAGAAGCAGGGCAGGTATCACTGGGGTAGGGGGTTCTCCCCCAGCCAAATCAGTCCAGTGGAAACCTAAAACCTTGCTCTGCCCCCAGCTTTGCTGGGGCTTTCTGGACCACACTCGACAGCCGGAAGAGGAGATTGCTCCATGTGAGCCTTCCTTCCTCCTTGGCCTTCCTGTTACCCAGCTCTCCACTGCCCCCGTTGCCATCTCGCGTTTGGTCCACTGTCCTCTCCCTGCCTCCGTGTTTCGGTCTCCTGTTTTCACCTGACTGAGAGCTGCCCTGTGATCCTCTGGCCAGACTCTCTCACCGGCCCTTACCTCTAGATCCATGTCTCCTAAGATCTTGCATCTCTCAGTGGTCTCACATGCCCTTATCCACCGCCATCCCTCAGCCCTGTGCCCACCCATCCAAAACCATGTCTTTCTGAGGCTGCTTTACTCCAGGAAAAACTGCGCTGGACCTCCCCACTGAGACTCAAGAATTCTATCAAATGAGAGCCACAGTATGGAAAGCTCAGGTTGACAGAGCTGGGACTCTTCTGCCACCATCTCCCCCTCTGGCATTGCCCAGTCCCTCACCTGCTGCGCCCTGGGTGCCAGTCTCGCCTTGGATGTTCCGGGAGAGCTGACAGAATGGAGAAGCTCCTAAGTGAGAGGCCCTTtggcctggccccgcccccaagCCCCGCCTACCTACTCAGTGCTCAACCTCCGGTTCATCACACTGTCACCAAGAAAGTCCATGGCCCCAACAGCCTCCTGTAAATAAGACAAAGGTCAAAAGGAATAGCATTCTGTAGGAAACAGTCTTGATTCCTTGAGGTGAGGAGGAGGAATTGCACATCCCCTGTTCCCAAATTATCTGCCTCTTTCTACTCTTGCTGCCCAGTTCCTTGAGATCTTGTTCTCCGTATATTTCTGTGGTACTGGGGGAAATGTGATGTATAAATTGCTGACGTGGGGGTCAGTGCAGAAAGTTCTGGAGAGTGTGCTGAACTTAGACTGGAGACACCAGAAGCAAGTTGGAGATCAGCAGGTCTGAGTGTGCCCCTAGAGTCAAGGATGGCTGGTGCTGTGGGGCAGCATTGCCAGGAGCGCAGGCGTCCAGTACCTGGCAGGGTAAGGGAATGCATACAtgctcaatctctcagtcatgtccgaccgtTCGTagctcctcaggctcctctgtccatgggatttcccaggcaagaatcctggagcgggttgccgtttaaTTTTCCAGGGGTAAGTGTGTCCCCACCGCTAATACTTacactcccctggtggctcagttggtaaagaatctgcctacaatgcaggagacctggtttcccatccctgggtcgaggagatcccctggagaagggaatggcaacccactccagtactcttgcctggagaatcccatgggcagaggagtctggcaggctacagtccatggggtaacagagagtcggacacgactgagcaactaacacttctctTCACCCCAAATACTTGAGAGGAAGAAGCTGGGTCAGGCTGCAGAACTAGATATAACCAGCAGGTGTCAGCACATCATTGTACCACTAGAGGCAACGAACTTATCGACTATGCTTCATAGCTGCTAACAGGATGCAAAAAATGAAGGTAAGTCACAGTCCGTAAATGAGGTAAATTTATTTACCATCAAGAACCTTACagcctgaaggaaaaaaaaaaaggaatcttaaCACCCTAGTCAGGGAGATAAATGTAAGCACATATAACTGTAATACAAGCCAAATGATGTCATTAGCTTTCATAGAAATTTAAGGAATTAAGGAACTGTGAGagcaaagactttattttggggggctccaaaatcactgcagatggtgactgcagccatgaaattaaaagacgcttactccttggaagaaaagttatgacaaacctagatagcatattcaaaagcagggacattactttgccgactaaggtccgtatagtctaggctatggtttttcctgtggtcatgtatgaatgtgagagttggactgtgaagaaggctgagtgccgaagaattgatgcttttgaactgtggtgttggagaagactcttgagagtcccttggactgcaaggaggtccaaccagtccattctgaaggagatcaaccctggggtttctttggagggaatgatgctgaagctgaaactccagtactttggccacctcatgtgaagagttgactcattggaaaagactttgatgctgggagggatggggggcaggaggagaaggggacgaccgaggatgagatggctggatggcatcacggactcgatggacatgagtctgagtgaactccaggagatggtgatgaacagggaggcctggcgtgctgcaactcatggggtcgcaaagagtcagacacgactgagcgactgaactgaactgaactgagagcaaagaaaaatttagatttttttttttctcataggaGTGCCGAAGAGGTAGACTTGGAAGGATGGATTTCACTACCTAGCAGGCAGAGTGTGGCAGAAGTGCTTCCCAGACGATGGAGTTACGCAGAAGCCACAGAGCAGAGATTCAAGGCATATTCAGGAAATGGTGATTTATTCTGATGACCAGAGCATAGGTTGTTTGAAAAagaagtgaagaaggaaaaagaccaGATCACAGAAGGGTTTAAAGGAGCTGCTCAAGACTTCAGACTTGTGCTGTATAGACAGTAGGGAGACATTAAAGGTTTTTGATCAGGGGAAGGAAATTTATCAGCCCAGTGGGACTGAGTTAGGGGCTTCAGCAAAGTTTTAGCTGAGGAAAGGAGACACTTAAAAGGATGTTATCACCGGTATAATTTTCTTAAGCGCACGATGAGAACCTATGAGAAGACCTGAGATCCGGCTTTAGAAGATGTTGACTGTATTTGCATCTTCTTGTATTTTCACTCCTCTTATTTTCTGattaggttttatatatatatatatatatattttttttaaaggactttttaagaaaagtaaaagttctggcagaaaaagaagaatgggaaagatgTCTGGTTGTGAAATGTTGAAGTTTAGAAGTGGAGGCGATCAGCATACCAGtgactccaaaaccattgattcTCTCCTTGGAGACAATGACTGGGCCTTGGCTCCTTTCTCACTCCTGCCTCTCTCAGCCCAGGTTTCAGAGCTGAGGGTCCTTGATTGAATTTGGATTGGAAATGTTAACAACACCTTAAATGAATGTGATGGTACAGGGatgaagagaaatggaaaggtaGGTTAAAGGGATGGGAAGCTGGATTGAGAGAAGGACTATTTTTGGCTTGGAGTTTGAGGACGTTTGTAGGTTGAGAGGAAGGAGCAGTGGAGAGGGAGGCTTAGAAAATGCAAAGGAGAGGCAGTGTTTATGCAGCAAGGCACAGGGGCAGGTGGAAAAGAAAGGACTGGGAGttaagggaagggagaggagagaacagGAGCTGGCATTAGTTGGGTGCAGTCTGCTAGATGTTATATAAATATCTCACTTCATCCTCTGATACCTCTATGAACTAAATGTCACTATATTCCTTTTACCAATGAAA from Budorcas taxicolor isolate Tak-1 chromosome 3, Takin1.1, whole genome shotgun sequence carries:
- the LYSMD1 gene encoding lysM and putative peptidoglycan-binding domain-containing protein 1; the protein is MASPSRQAPLGGSGLLQGSRARSYGSLVQSACSPVRERRLEHQLAPGDTLAGLALKYGVTMEQIKRANRLYTNDSIFLKKTLYIPILTEPRDLFNGLDSEEEKDGEEAVQPSKDEVRPHSAERKKRERGLGHPNGEVLPTPGQEPPMHDLSASDFLKKLDSQISLSKKAAAQKLKKGESGIPGEDSSLHLSSPRMQQRAVLGPVPLTQTSRTRTLRDQEDEIFKL
- the TNFAIP8L2 gene encoding tumor necrosis factor alpha-induced protein 8-like protein 2, producing the protein MESFSSKSLVLQAEKKLLSKMAGRSVAHLFADETSSEVLDELYRVSKEYTRSRPQAQRVIKDLIKVAVKVAVLHRSGCFNPSELALATRFRQKLRQGAMTALSFGEVDFTFEAAVLASLLTECRDVLLELVERHLTPKSHGRIRHVFDHFSDAGLLTALYGPDYTQHLGKICGGLRKLLDEGKL